A window from Citrus sinensis cultivar Valencia sweet orange chromosome 3, DVS_A1.0, whole genome shotgun sequence encodes these proteins:
- the LOC102630914 gene encoding BTB/POZ domain-containing protein POB1, protein MRDVNTDLFDPRTEMDSDISRSASSSDGDFGFAFNDSNFSDRLLRIEIMGDPPESRSDGEGCTSIADWARDRKRRREDIKKDNGLDLSACPEEQILNQPDMDDCVGCENQDEEVEAMIEGSPSGDEAANGNESSWSMDCSTVVRVKTLHISSPILAAKSPFFYKLFSNGMKESEQRHVALRINASEEAALMELLNFMYSNTLSTTAAPALLDVLMAADKFEVASCMRYCSRLLRNMPMTPESALLYLELPSSVLMGEAVQPLTDAARQYLASRYKDMTKFQDEVMALPLAGVEAILSSDDLQIASEDAVYDFVLKWARAQYPRVEERREVLGSRLARFIRFPHMTCRKLKKVLTCNDFDHDVASKLVLEALFFKAEAPHRQRTLAAEESVTLNRRFVERAYKYRPVKVVEFERPRQQCVVYLDLKREECENLFPSGRVYSQAFHLGGQGFFLSAHCNMDQQSSFHCFGLFLGMQEKGSVSFAVDYEFAARSKPTEEFVSKYKGNYTFTGGKAVGYRNLFAIPWTSFMADDSLYFINGILHLRAELTIRH, encoded by the exons ATGAGAGACGTGAACACGGATCTATTTGACCCGAGAACAGAAATGGATTCGGATATCTCGCGTAGTGCTTCTTCCTCCGATGGAGATTTTGGGTTCGCTTTTAATGATAGTAATTTCTCAGACCGGCTTCTTCGGATCGAGATCATGGGTGACCCTCCGGAGAGCAGGTCCGACGGAGAGGGGTGCACTAGTATCGCCGATTGGGCTAGGGACCGTAAGAGGCGAAGAGAAGATATCAAGAAGGACAACg GTTTGGATCTCTCTGCTTGCCCTGAGGAGCAGATTTTAAACCAGCCCGATATGGATGATTGTGTGGGCTGTGAAAACCAAGATGAGGAAGTGGAGGCAATGATTGAAGGGTCACCCTCAG GTGATGAAGCTGCAAATGGAAATGAGTCAAGCTGGAGCATGGATTGTTCTACAGTTGTGAGAGTTAAAACATTACACATAAGCTCTCCAATCTTAGCGGCAAAAAGTCCATTTTTCTACAAA CTATTCTCAAATGGGATGAAGGAGTCAGAACAACGACATGTAGCGCTGCGTATCAATGCATCTG AGGAAGCTGCCCTCATGGAACTTCTGAATTTTATGTACAGCAATACTTTATCGACTACTGCAGCTCCTGCATTGCTTGATGTGCTTATGGCTGCGGACAAGTTTGAGGTTGCTTCATGCATGCGATACTGCAGCCGTCTATTGAGGAATATGCCCATGACTCCAGAGTCTGCATTGCTTTATCTGGAGCTTCCCTCCAGTGTCCTGATGGGTGAAGCAGTCCAGCCATTGACCGATGCTGCGAGACAGTACCTTGCATCTCGATATAAGGACATGACCAA GTTCCAAGATGAGGTAATGGCCTTGCCCCTTGCTGGAGTTGAGGCAATATTGTCTAGTGATGATCTTCAAATTGCTTCTGAAGATGCTGTATATGATTTTGTGTTAAAGTGGGCCAGAGCCCAGTACCCGAGAGTGGAGGAGCGACGTGAGGTTTTGGGCTCACGTCTTGCACGCTTCATTCGCTTTCCTCACATGACCTGCCGGAAGCTAAAGAAGGTTTTAACCTGTAATGACTTTGATCATGATGTTGCGTCCAAGTTAGTGCTTGAAGCTCTGTTCTTTAAGGCTGAAGCCCCACATCGACAACGAACCTTGGCGGCAGAGGAGTCGGTCACCTTGAATCGACGCTTTGTTGAACGTGCATACAAGTATCGGCCCGTCAAAGTAGTAGAATTTGAGCGTCCTCGGCAACAATGTGTGGTTTACCTGGACTTGAAGCGGGAGGAGTGTGAAAATTTGTTCCCATCTGGACGCGTCTACTCTCAAGCATTTCACTTGGGTGGGCAAGGGTTCTTCCTCTCTGCACACTGCAACATGGACCAGCAGAGCTCTTTCCATTGTTTTGGGTTGTTCTTGGGGATGCAGGAAAAGGGGTCAGTGAGTTTTGCTGTGGATTACGAGTTTGCAGCCAGGTCAAAGCCTACTGAGGAGTTTGTTAGCAAATACAAAGGCAACTACACATTCACTGGAGGCAAGGCAGTTGGATACCGAAACTTATTTGCCATACCATGGACATCCTTCATGGCGGATGATAGTCTTTACTTCATCAACGGTATCCTCCACCTCAGGGCTGAGCTTACTATCAGGCACTGA